In Bacillota bacterium, the genomic window GAAGTCATCCAGGGCAAAGCAGCAGCCCAAATTATTAAGCCTGCGGATCCAGCGGTCGGCCCGCAACAAGTCTCTTACGGCAGCGGTTTCGGTGATCTCGAAACCGATCCGTGAAGGATCGACGCCGCTTTTACTGATCTCTTCTTCTATGAATTCAAGCAGGACCGCATCTCCCAAGCTTACCCCGGACAGGTTGAGAAAAAGGCTGAGGCCGGGGTACTTCTGCAGAGCGGTCAACGCTGCCTGCACTACCCAGCGGTCAATCTGCGGCATTAAACCGAAGCGCTCGGCGATGGGGATAAATACACCGGGAAAAATTAGTTCTCCTTCATCACCCTGCAAGCGCACAAGGGCTTCGTGATAAAGTGTTTTCCCGTCTCGCAAGCTGACGACCGGCTGGTAAACCAGCATGAACCGGTTTTCTTTAAGGGCGTTTTTGATGAGGGCAATTAACCTGTGGACCTCAGAAAGCCTTGCCGCCACATCCTCGTCAGACTGCACGAAAACAGCCCTGTTTCGCCCTCCTTCCTTCGCGGCGTAGAGGGCTGCATCGGCGCGGGAGAGGATCTGCCGGGGGTCCTGGGTCCCGTCGATCATGACGACGCCGATGCTGGTGCTCAAATTGAAGCACTGTTCGCTGCCAGAAAGGTAGAACTCGCCTTCGCCCACGGCGCGGCGCAGCTTCTCGGCCACAACCCGGGCGCCCTGGTAAGTGATCCCCTCCAGCAGTACCGCAAATTCATCCCCGCCAAAACGGGCAATTAAGTCTCTCTTTCGCAGGCTGCTCCTTAAGGTGCCTGCCAGAATAATCAACAGTTCGTCGCCTGCGGCGTGCCCGAGGGTGTCATTGACCAGTTTGAAGTTGTCGAGGTCGAGGATGAGCAGGGCGCTCTCTTTCCCGTGCCTGGCTCTGGCCACCGCGCGCTTAAGAGCTTTCTCCAGGACGTACCTGTTAGAAACATTGGTCAAAGGGTCGTGTGTGGCCAGGTGTTTCAGCTGCGCCTCTATTTTCTTGCGCTCATTGACATTTTCCACAATACCGATTATGTTTTGGGCTTCGTCCTCCTGCAAGACCCTGCGCATGGCGGTCACCCGGGCCCAGAAAGTTTCGCCGTCCCTGCGCCTCAAACGGATTTCCAGGTTCTTGACGCAGCCCTTTTCGGTAAATTTTTGGATAAAGCGCTCTTTTTCCTTTGGGTTTGCAAAGAAGGATGGCCACACAAAACCCGAAAGCTCCTGCCGGTCGTTAAAACCGAAGATCTTCAAAAAGGCGGGATTTGCCTCGAGGAATTGACCGTCCGTGGTGCTGACGCAGATCCCCACGTCCAGGCTGTTCACAAGGTTCTGGTACCTCATTTCCGAGCGGTGTCTTTCGGCTCTTTCGAGAGCCAGCAGCTTTTCGTGGTTGAGGCAGGACAGAATGGCGTAGCTCAGCTTCGGGGCGATTCCGGCCAGAATGCCCGCCAGCTCCTGGCGTGAGGCGTCCCTGTCAGCAAAAAATAACTGGATCAACGCTACTCTCCCAACGGGAACCAGCAGCACCTCATTTTCACTGCCGGCGAAATGGAGGCAGAATTCCCCGAAATCATCGTCCTGCACGGTCCTGACCAGCGGCCTGCCGGATTCCAGAACCTCTTGCAGCCGGTGTTTGAGGGCGCTGCCCGCCGCATGGTAATCCATCCCGCGCGCATAATAACCTACAGCAACTACGGGTTCCGGCCTTTCCCCCTTCCACAACCAAACGATGCCCCTCCGCGCGCCCCCTTTGGACATGACAGCCTTGAGGACGCGGGAGAGCATCTCCTTTAAGTTCAGGTTGCTTCCCACCGCCAGCGCAATCTCGTAAGACAGTGAAAGATTTTTAATCAGGTTGATAATCTCGCTGTTCAGTCTTACTCAACCCCTACCACGGTTGTCTTGGTGTAAAACTCCAGATATTTTTTTCCTGAGTGGGCAATTTCGCCTATGCTCAGGAAACCAAACATCTGCAAGCCGGGCGGGACCTTCTCGCGAATCGCCCTTAATTCCCGCGCCATATTATCGCCGAGGTAGAGCACCCGGGAAATGCAGTCGATTACCAGGGCGCTCTGCACCCTGCCGCCTGTTCTCTCCGCAAAAGAGGCCAGAGCGGCGCTTGCGGCCTTACCGGCAGCATTGATCAGGCTGGTCTCGTCACCCTTTAAAATCATTACAACAGAATTTTGGGGGATTTCACCCACAAGCACGATGCCCTCTTCCCCCTCCAGTCTAATAGGGTCCCGGACCACGATGCTGCCGTCGATTTTGACCATACCAAAAGGATAGCACTTGGCAATTTCGAAGAAATTTTCGGACCCAATGCTGATTCCCACCTCTTTCTTCAGTGCCTCCCGGTATTTTGAAAAAGCAGGCTGCCAGTTCAGTTCAACCAGGATATTGCCCTCTGTGCGGTTGGCCACGAGGGGACCGTACATGGGCTCCCAACCGTGGCTTACTCCTACGCCCACGGGGCCCTCAAGGCCCACTAACAGCGCACCGTCGGCAAAATACTCCTCTTCGGTAAACAAAACCGGTTTCCGTCCAGGCCCGAGGCTGCCCGCCCCGCCCCCGATGAAACTCACCTGCCTGCTGCAAGTCTCAAACAGCACATCCAGAAAGGAGGAGATGTTGCTTGCCAGGCCGTCAACGATTACTAAAAATGTTTCCACCGGCCCGGTCAACGCTTCATCTTCCGGCATACCGTCGAAACCACCAAGATTTTTTACAACCTTCACGGTAATTGGGCGCTCAATGCTGCAACCGAGGATCCTATCCCGGTACCAGGAGTCGCCGCAGATAACCCCCGGGAAAACCCCGCCGAATACAGGCACGCCCAGTTCCTTGAACAGCGGCCTGAGAGCGTTGAAGTCAAAAGGAGTCATCTCGCCAACCAATAAAAAGACTCCACATAAACTTTTTCTGCCCAGGCTTGCCAGAAACTGCTGCCAATCCTGGTGGTTTCTGGGTTTAAAGGAGACAATCTGTCCAAACATGATTCAAGAGCCTCCTTTGCAGGGAAATCGCCTCTCTTCCCCAAAACTTCCAGCCCTCTCGAGCAAAAACACCTGCGCCTAAAATAAAACCCAGGAAGCATTTTGAATTACAACTTTTTTCTACATGTAGTACAGATATCCTCCAGCTTTTAGTACTTTTTAACTAATTTTTTAATAAAATAAAGGGGTGGCGGCGCATGTGTTGACAGTTGCCGCTCTAGCTGAATATAATTCTAGTTGAGGAACTTAATATGGAAACGGTTTCAGGTGCCCGAAAGGGAGAATAGGGAACCGGGTGAGATTCCCGGGCGGACCCGCCACTGTAAGCAGCGACGAGCCCGGCGCAACCACCGGACTGGCCCACCAGTCCGGGAAGGGCCGGGGGAGGGTGACCTGCAAGCCAGGAGACCTGCCTGGAACTGCTGAGCCGGCTTCGCGAGTGAGCTGGCTTAGGTGGGGATGATGGAAAATCCGTGCCACAACATGGCACGGATTTTTTATTAAGACTACGTCTGGAGGTGAGGGTCGTAAAGGCTGCACTGCTCGAAGGAATCAGGGATTTAAAAATCACAGATATTGAGACTCCGAGGTGCGGGAGAGGAGATGTTCTCGTTAAGGTCGAGTCATGCGGGATCTGCAGAACAGATATGAAGGCTTATAACTTGGGGCAGCGGGATCTCCGCCTGCCGAGGATCTTGGGGCACGAAATAGCCGGCACGGTTGCGGAGACAGGCAAATGCGTCAATCAGGTAAAAGCCGGCGACCGGGTACAGGTGGCGCCCGGCATTCCCTGCGGCGCATGTACTTATTGCCTTCAGGGGCTGCATCACTTGTGCGATTCTGTATGCACCATGGGGTTTCACTGCAACGGAGGGTTTGCCGAGTATGTTCTTGTTCCGGAGCGGGGGGTCAGGCACGGCGCTCTCAACATCATTCCCGAACACCTGTCGTTTCAGGAGGCGGCTTTAACGGAGCCGCTGGCATGCACCGTCAATCTGCAGGATGCCCTCGCAGTGCAAGTGGGGGATGCGGTTGTGGTCTTCGGTGCGGGGCCGCTGGGAATCATTAACGCCAGGCTGGCTCGAGCGCGAGGTGCGGGGACCGTCATTTTGGTAGAGATCAATGAAGCCAGGTTGGAGTCCGCTCCGCCCCGGGATTTTGATCATCGAATCAACGCTCTTAAAAAGGACCCGCTGAAAAAAGTCCTGGAGATTACCGGCGGCAGGGGAGCAGATGCGGTTATTCCCTGTTGCCCTGACCCAAGTGTTTTTAAGGCCGGGTTGGCTATGCTTGCCAAACGAGGCCGCTTTGGTTTTTTTCAGCGGATTGGTCCAAAACCCGCCGGACTTGAAAGTCGATTTGAACCCCATTCATTACAAAGAACTGAGGGTTTACGGGGCATACGGGTGCTCAGCTTACCATAACAGAAAAGCGCTCGAACTGCTCGCTTCGGGGACGGTAACGGTCAAGGATCTAATCACCTTAACAATTCCCCTGGACCAAATTTTATTCGGCCTGGAAAAGGTCAAGCAAATGGAAGAAATAAAGATTATCGTCAACTTTTAATGTCTTTTTTAGGAGGGAACGGCTTTGAACGCTGAAAAGGCAAGAAGATTTGGGACGGTTATTTCCCGGTTGATCGAAGGAGAAAATATTTCCGGGGCTCAGGCCAATGAAATGTTTCGTGAGGTACTGCTCAACGAGCAGCCCGAAATGCAGCAGGGAGCATTTTTGGCCGCCTTAAAAGCAAAGGGCGAAACTCCCGAAGAGATGGCAGGAAGCTGGCAGGCCATCTACGACCTTGATACCGTCAAGGTCAAGCCGGAGGTATCTGAGCCGCTTGTGGATAACTGCGGAACGGGGATGGATACTTTCAAGACCTTTAATATCAGTACTGCTGCCTCCATTATTGCAGCCGCCGGCGGCGTGAAAATGGCGAAGCACGGAGCGAGGGCAATCACTTCATGCTGCGGAACCGTGGATATCCTGGAGACACTGGGCATAGATGTGGAGTGTGATCCTGAGATTGTGAAGAGGAGTATAGAGAGGGCCGGCATCGGCATTTTCAACGGGATGAGCCCAAAAGTACACCCCCGGGCACTGGCAAGGATTCTCTCCCAGATCTTTTTCGGAACCACCTTAAACATTGCTGCATCCCTGGCAAACCCTGCCCTCCCGAGGTACGGCGTGAGGGGTGTTTACGCAAAGGAAATGGTAGAGCCCGTTGCGCTCGTGATGAGGGAGATCGGATACAGGCGCGCCCTCGTTGTACACGGTCTCGTGGACCACGGCTCCCAGGGCATGGATGAGGCCTCTACCGTCGGAGAAACATTTATCGCTGAGCTTCAGGAAAATGGCAAAATAAAAAAATATTTTATCGCTCCAGAGGACCTGGGAATTCCCCGGGGCAAAAAAAGCTCCCTGGTTCCTTTGAGAAATAGAAGGAACGAGGCGCTGCGCCTGATTGCCGTTCTGGACGGAAAAGAGACAGGGACGCGTTCTGACATTGTCTGCCTCAACGCGGCGCTTGTTCTCTACCTGATGAATGTAAGCCCGACAATTCAGGATGGCTTTAAAAGAGCCAAGGAGATAATCGCGACAGGGGGAGCAATCGAGAAACTCAAAAACTGGGTGAGGGAGCAGAATTCGGATCCCGACAGGGGTTTAAAAAAGCTCAACCGCTTGTTGAACATGTCCGCGAGGTTGGCGCAGGGCTTGAGTTCGGAGCTCGCCTTATGATTACAATGGTTTGCCCTGTTAACAAATCATTTTTCCGGTTAGTTAACTAACAATGGGGGTGGATCCAGTGCGTTTAGAACAGGTTTTAAGATAAAAGACAGGTCGGCGCTCTCGCCGACACCCCCAAGAACGCAGGATTTGACCGTAATGAGATGATCATCAGCGAACTTTGTTCGTCCCACCCCATCAGGGAGCAGGTTTTCAATGGGCGAGAGCCCTGTGGTGAAGCGTCAACAAGGAGTTCGTTTTTTTGAAAATTTTTTTTAACAAAAATAGAGGACTTTTCAGATTGATGTCTAATATAATAATTAGTGCTATTATTAATAACCATTAATAACGAGGAGGGTTTTATATGGATCTTATTAACGAGAACAAAATAGGGGTGGCCAGGGGAACTGTTGTGGAGGAAGACGTGAAACGAGAATTTCGAGGAGAAACCATGGAGGTTGGGCTTTACCTTGCGATGGCGCGGCAGGCCCAAAGAGAGGGGTTGCCGGAAGCAGCAGAGGTGCTTAAGTCCATCGCGATGGACGAAGCCTGGCACGCCGCCAGATTCGCAGAGCTCAACGGCCTCATTTCCGACACCAGGTCAAATATTGAAAAAATGCTCCAAGGCGAAATCGAGGCGAACAGCGGCAAAAAACAGGCCGCCGTCAAAGCTAAAGAGGCCGGCATCGACGAGGCCCACGATGTACTGGACGAATCATCAAGGGATGAGGCCCGCCATGCCCGTGCCTTGAAAGGCCTCCTGGAGAGATATTTTAAATAATCTGATCGTAACTGCTCGTAACTGCGCCATTTAAAACCCCCGGGGTTTTCACGTCCCGGGGGTCATATTCTCTAATCCCAGACCCTCTCCAGCTTCCACCCCTCCCGCTCTCTGATCAGGTCGCAGACCATGCCCTGTTTTGTCTCGCACCGGTACCGGGGTAAATACGGGTTTTGAAAGTGGTACCAGGGCAGGACCTGTTTGCCCCTGATGACTCTGCATCTCGCTACCCGGTACCAGAAACCGCGCCAGCGGAAGGCGAGAATCAGGCCGCCGGGTGAAAGCTGCACCTCCACCGGATGGTTGTAAAGTTTGGACATCACAAAATCACCTGGGAATAGTATAACAGAACAGTCGTTCGGAGAGAAGAGCGCGCTGTTACAACTTAACAACAGATAAAACAGATGCCCCGTAGAAGAACATCCTCTCTATCACTCACGCAATCATTTGCGCAAAATAACCACGCTCTCCCTGGAGGGCTTTCGCCCGTACTTCCCCATCTGCTGGGCGCTATTGCCGCGGTAGCGTACTGCTACTATCTTTTCACAGGTAAGGCCGGACTGCTCACCGAGTTCGGCTGTTAATTCATCGACAGAAACCGGTAAACCATAGTACTGCGCATTACCCACAACAAGTGCGATTCTTGCTCCGGATTTGCAAACTCGCCTCATTTCCCGGAGGCAAATATAGATATCCAGGAAGTATCCATCAAGCATCGCCGGGATGCGGGGGTCTTTTGCCGTTTTGTTAAGTTCTTCAACAACTCCTGTCAGCGCAGCCGGTCGTCTATAGTCTTTAGTTTCCGGCCTCACAGGATGAGCTTCGGGATGCGACTGGATACTCTGGTAACGAATTCTCCGGGTATCTTCCCAATTAAAAAAATCGAACATTAATTCCACACCAAAAACCCTCGTATAGTCGTGACGGTTTGGATAAGGAGGCGATGTTATAACTGCCGAATAAGTTTCATCATTATCGGGCAAATACCTGGCATCGGCCTGCCGTGCCTGCCACTCCGCCCGGTACTGATTTAGTGCCGGGTCTGCCCGCCGCGGCAACCTTACTTGACGAAGATCCCCGAGCATCATCTCTAATCGCATTCCAAAGGCTTCAGGCAGGGACTCAACCTCAATCTTACGTTCGACCCATTTCAGCCAACCGCCGGTTGCGACGGCATGGCTAAATTGAGGAATAACAGCCAACAAGGCCAGCCGAAAGAAATTCCTCTCGGTCCTTGAACACGAAAGCTGTGCAATTTTCCCGGCAATGGCGTCAAATGCCGCCAGCATTCTCCCCGGTAAAGCCTTTTTTACCAGCTCAGGATATGTCTTCACCGGCTCCTGCCACTCATCAGGATCCAACGCGGCCTTGAGCCTCTCCCATTCCCTTTCCAGACGTAGCAAGCTGTAATTAGCCACTTTGGTGTTTGCCACAAGGACCGATAGAGGCAAAAGATCGTACCCCGTAGCCGGCACTCCCTTTTCTTTCGCCGCCAGCAGAGTAGTCCCCGCCCCTACGAAGGGATCAAGTACGCGGTCATGCGTATCCAGTCCCCACTCATCAATAAGGGCATATACGAGTTCGCTGGTAAAGCTATGGGGAAAAACAAACCAGCGGTGAATCGGTTTTTCATGCAGGGCCTTTGGCGTTACCCACCGGCGCCATGCCGTTCTTTCCTCAATTGCATAATTCAACATCTTTCCAGTTACCCCAAACGCCCGTGCCCGATAGCCTGGTAGGCAGGCTTCGGGAACTCGATTTTCACCGGCTGCCGGTATATCGGGTGGGTAAGCAGGAGTTCTCCCTTATCCAGCCGGGTTAAATGCGCTTTCACATCCTGAGTGACAAACCTGTAGGCGGGGTCGGCCAGCTCCGAGGAATCGCTGCGGCCGATGACCTTCGTGGCGCAGTTCCCCGCAACCTGCGGGTGAACCTCGCTCATAAACTGCTCCGCGGAGATCAGGACAACGCCCAGCGACCGGCCGCGGGCGGCGATGTCCAGCACGTACTCGATGATCGACGATTCGCCCTCCCCGCGCCGTGCCGGAGCGTATTTGTTCAATTCATCCACAAAGATGATGACCCGCTTTGGGAGTTCACCCCGCTCATCTACGGTAGCCTCGGCGTACATCCCGTAAACCTCCTGGATAATGTGCCCGAATACCAGGGCCCGCTCTTCATCGGTCAGGTTAGCGATGTCAACGACCACCGTCTGCCCGCCCTGGATCTTGCGGATTTCTTCGCCGAGGTTCGCGGCGCGCCGGGCCGCTCTTTGTTCTACAAAGATACCCGACTGGCGGTTCACCACAACGCGCCGGAGGATGCGGATAAACC contains:
- a CDS encoding EAL domain-containing protein, whose translation is MGSNLNLKEMLSRVLKAVMSKGGARRGIVWLWKGERPEPVVAVGYYARGMDYHAAGSALKHRLQEVLESGRPLVRTVQDDDFGEFCLHFAGSENEVLLVPVGRVALIQLFFADRDASRQELAGILAGIAPKLSYAILSCLNHEKLLALERAERHRSEMRYQNLVNSLDVGICVSTTDGQFLEANPAFLKIFGFNDRQELSGFVWPSFFANPKEKERFIQKFTEKGCVKNLEIRLRRRDGETFWARVTAMRRVLQEDEAQNIIGIVENVNERKKIEAQLKHLATHDPLTNVSNRYVLEKALKRAVARARHGKESALLILDLDNFKLVNDTLGHAAGDELLIILAGTLRSSLRKRDLIARFGGDEFAVLLEGITYQGARVVAEKLRRAVGEGEFYLSGSEQCFNLSTSIGVVMIDGTQDPRQILSRADAALYAAKEGGRNRAVFVQSDEDVAARLSEVHRLIALIKNALKENRFMLVYQPVVSLRDGKTLYHEALVRLQGDEGELIFPGVFIPIAERFGLMPQIDRWVVQAALTALQKYPGLSLFLNLSGVSLGDAVLLEFIEEEISKSGVDPSRIGFEITETAAVRDLLRADRWIRRLNNLGCCFALDDFGIGFSSFSYLRLLPVQYLKIDGSFISDLNQEPAHRVLVQAINAVAHTLGKKTVAEFVENEGILKTLQELGVDCGQGYFLGRPAPLPAGIGEEENGRHSFLLHTKPRNGG
- a CDS encoding FIST N-terminal domain-containing protein translates to MFGQIVSFKPRNHQDWQQFLASLGRKSLCGVFLLVGEMTPFDFNALRPLFKELGVPVFGGVFPGVICGDSWYRDRILGCSIERPITVKVVKNLGGFDGMPEDEALTGPVETFLVIVDGLASNISSFLDVLFETCSRQVSFIGGGAGSLGPGRKPVLFTEEEYFADGALLVGLEGPVGVGVSHGWEPMYGPLVANRTEGNILVELNWQPAFSKYREALKKEVGISIGSENFFEIAKCYPFGMVKIDGSIVVRDPIRLEGEEGIVLVGEIPQNSVVMILKGDETSLINAAGKAASAALASFAERTGGRVQSALVIDCISRVLYLGDNMARELRAIREKVPPGLQMFGFLSIGEIAHSGKKYLEFYTKTTVVGVE
- a CDS encoding alcohol dehydrogenase catalytic domain-containing protein, with amino-acid sequence MPQHGTDFLLRLRLEVRVVKAALLEGIRDLKITDIETPRCGRGDVLVKVESCGICRTDMKAYNLGQRDLRLPRILGHEIAGTVAETGKCVNQVKAGDRVQVAPGIPCGACTYCLQGLHHLCDSVCTMGFHCNGGFAEYVLVPERGVRHGALNIIPEHLSFQEAALTEPLACTVNLQDALAVQVGDAVVVFGAGPLGIINARLARARGAGTVILVEINEARLESAPPRDFDHRINALKKDPLKKVLEITGGRGADAVIPCCPDPSVFKAGLAMLAKRGRFGFFQRIGPKPAGLESRFEPHSLQRTEGLRGIRVLSLP
- the trpD gene encoding anthranilate phosphoribosyltransferase, yielding MNAEKARRFGTVISRLIEGENISGAQANEMFREVLLNEQPEMQQGAFLAALKAKGETPEEMAGSWQAIYDLDTVKVKPEVSEPLVDNCGTGMDTFKTFNISTAASIIAAAGGVKMAKHGARAITSCCGTVDILETLGIDVECDPEIVKRSIERAGIGIFNGMSPKVHPRALARILSQIFFGTTLNIAASLANPALPRYGVRGVYAKEMVEPVALVMREIGYRRALVVHGLVDHGSQGMDEASTVGETFIAELQENGKIKKYFIAPEDLGIPRGKKSSLVPLRNRRNEALRLIAVLDGKETGTRSDIVCLNAALVLYLMNVSPTIQDGFKRAKEIIATGGAIEKLKNWVREQNSDPDRGLKKLNRLLNMSARLAQGLSSELAL
- a CDS encoding ferritin family protein, translating into MDLINENKIGVARGTVVEEDVKREFRGETMEVGLYLAMARQAQREGLPEAAEVLKSIAMDEAWHAARFAELNGLISDTRSNIEKMLQGEIEANSGKKQAAVKAKEAGIDEAHDVLDESSRDEARHARALKGLLERYFK